A single window of Flavobacterium sp. 140616W15 DNA harbors:
- a CDS encoding ankyrin repeat domain-containing protein, whose amino-acid sequence MKKNLFISIALAATLFVSAQQKNILLEQSFWKTSPDVSAVKAEIEKGSNPSQPNQNAFDPVVLAINNDAPIATIKFLLEQPGNPVNKMTHDSRIYLHWAANKGNIELVEYLIAKGSDINLEDSKGATPVVFAASNGQSNTALYDTFFKAGIDPKKKYRDGANLLLMAIPNDKDLVLSTYFATKGMSLKDVDNQGNTAFNYAARSGNVALLKKLLEKGVKFNDNALLIAAQGARREATSLEAYKYLVEEVKIKPTAVTKSGENVLHFLVAKPNQTEIVTYFLAKGVDANKTDKDGNTPLMIAASAKDTAVLEKLLPVVKNLNAQNSKGESALTFAVKSGTPEAVEILLAKGADVAVKDKDGNNLGFYLVQSYRPQNSREATSAKDPFDAKIKLLQDKGLNLATPQVDGSTLYHIAMVKNDLTLLKKLASLNIDVNAKNKDGLTALHKAAMVSKDDSILKYLLSIGAKKDIQTEFDESAYALAKENETLTKNNVSLEFLK is encoded by the coding sequence ATGAAGAAGAATCTTTTTATTTCTATAGCATTAGCTGCTACTTTATTTGTTAGTGCACAGCAAAAAAACATCTTACTAGAACAATCATTTTGGAAAACGTCACCAGATGTAAGTGCTGTTAAAGCCGAAATAGAAAAAGGAAGCAACCCGTCTCAGCCCAATCAAAATGCTTTTGATCCAGTTGTTTTAGCAATTAACAATGATGCTCCAATAGCTACTATAAAATTCCTTTTAGAACAGCCTGGAAATCCAGTAAATAAAATGACTCATGACAGTCGTATTTATTTACATTGGGCAGCCAACAAAGGAAATATCGAACTTGTAGAATATCTTATTGCAAAAGGTTCTGATATTAATCTTGAAGATAGTAAAGGTGCAACACCGGTTGTTTTCGCTGCTAGCAACGGACAATCTAATACGGCTTTATACGACACTTTTTTCAAAGCAGGTATTGATCCAAAGAAAAAATATAGAGATGGAGCTAATTTATTATTAATGGCAATTCCTAATGATAAAGATTTAGTATTATCAACTTATTTTGCGACTAAAGGAATGTCATTAAAAGACGTTGATAACCAAGGAAACACTGCTTTTAATTACGCAGCTAGATCTGGAAATGTTGCTCTTTTAAAGAAACTTTTAGAAAAAGGAGTTAAGTTTAATGATAATGCACTTCTTATTGCAGCACAAGGAGCTCGTAGAGAAGCAACTTCTCTTGAAGCTTATAAATATTTAGTTGAAGAAGTTAAGATAAAACCAACCGCTGTAACAAAGTCTGGAGAAAATGTTCTTCACTTTTTAGTAGCTAAACCTAACCAAACTGAAATCGTTACATATTTCTTGGCAAAAGGCGTAGATGCAAACAAAACCGATAAAGACGGAAATACACCATTAATGATTGCTGCTTCGGCAAAAGATACTGCTGTTTTAGAAAAATTACTTCCGGTAGTAAAAAACTTAAATGCACAAAATAGTAAAGGGGAATCTGCTTTAACATTTGCAGTAAAATCAGGAACTCCCGAAGCTGTTGAAATTCTTTTAGCAAAAGGAGCTGACGTTGCAGTTAAAGATAAAGACGGAAATAATTTAGGCTTTTATTTAGTACAATCATACCGTCCGCAAAATAGTCGTGAAGCTACTTCAGCAAAAGATCCTTTCGATGCTAAAATAAAATTACTTCAAGATAAAGGATTGAACCTAGCAACTCCACAAGTGGATGGAAGTACCTTGTATCACATTGCAATGGTTAAAAATGATTTAACATTATTAAAGAAATTAGCTTCTTTAAATATTGACGTAAATGCAAAAAACAAAGATGGCTTAACAGCTCTTCATAAAGCTGCAATGGTTTCTAAAGACGATTCTATATTGAAATATTTATTGTCTATTGGTGCAAAAAAAGATATTCAAACTGAATTTGACGAAAGTGCATATGCTTTAGCAAAAGAAAATGAAACTTTGACGAAAAATAACGTCTCTTTAGAATTTTTAAAATAA
- a CDS encoding DUF2271 domain-containing protein, with the protein MKSIFKIALTGALICLISFQASAQASKYKCMLQMSNYMGEGAYIVVSLINAKGEYEKTLYVMGDDKKWYNTLKEWNKFHSKKPSDNISAKTGASVTGGDRSITTIEIENSKINSGYKLRFESAVEDQKYYVNDLEIPLTTEGLATKTEGKGYIRYVRLNKI; encoded by the coding sequence ATGAAATCAATATTTAAAATAGCTCTAACTGGAGCCCTTATCTGCCTAATATCTTTTCAAGCTTCTGCACAAGCTTCAAAATACAAATGCATGCTTCAAATGTCAAACTATATGGGAGAAGGAGCCTATATTGTTGTTTCTCTTATCAATGCTAAAGGAGAATATGAAAAAACACTTTATGTAATGGGTGATGATAAAAAATGGTATAACACTCTAAAAGAATGGAATAAGTTTCATTCTAAAAAACCATCTGATAATATTAGTGCAAAAACGGGTGCCTCTGTAACAGGCGGAGACAGAAGCATTACCACGATAGAAATTGAAAATTCTAAAATCAATTCTGGATACAAATTAAGATTTGAAAGTGCTGTTGAGGATCAAAAATATTATGTAAACGACTTAGAAATCCCTCTAACAACAGAAGGATTAGCTACTAAAACAGAAGGTAAAGGATACATCCGTTACGTAAGATTAAATAAAATATAA